One genomic segment of Ancylobacter sp. IITR112 includes these proteins:
- the hemA gene encoding 5-aminolevulinate synthase, with protein sequence MDYARFFQDAVDTLKNERRYRTFAEIERDTARFPHAIWHTPQGERDIVIWCSNDYLGMGCHPDVVEAMCATARQSGAGAGGTRNISGNSHAVVELEAELADLHGKEAGLVFTSGYISNQTGIATLAKLIPNCLILSDALNHNSMIEGVRQAGRDKAVFRHNDLAHLEELLRAAGDRPKLVVFESIYSMDGDVAPIGAICDLAERYGAMTYLDEVHAVGMYGPRGAGVAERDGVMHRVDVIEGTLGKAFGVVGGYITGKRAVMDAVRSYAPGFIFTTALPPAVAAAAAASVRHLKASASERARQQAQVAKVKRALDLAGLPQMVTDTHIVPIMVGDAEACKAASDMLLQDHGIYIQPINYPTVPRGTERLRITPGPFHDDALIAHLAHALSDVWSRLGLGFVKRAQAAE encoded by the coding sequence ATGGACTACGCCCGTTTCTTCCAGGATGCCGTCGACACGCTCAAGAACGAGCGTCGCTACCGCACCTTCGCCGAAATCGAACGCGACACGGCGCGCTTCCCGCACGCCATCTGGCACACGCCGCAGGGCGAGCGTGACATCGTCATCTGGTGCTCCAACGATTATCTCGGCATGGGCTGCCACCCCGATGTGGTGGAAGCGATGTGCGCCACCGCGCGCCAATCCGGCGCCGGGGCCGGCGGCACCCGCAATATTTCCGGCAACAGCCATGCCGTCGTGGAGCTTGAAGCCGAACTCGCCGATCTGCACGGCAAGGAAGCCGGCCTCGTCTTCACCTCCGGCTACATCTCCAACCAGACCGGCATCGCCACGCTGGCGAAGCTGATCCCGAACTGCCTCATCCTCTCCGACGCGCTCAACCACAATTCGATGATCGAGGGCGTGCGCCAGGCCGGACGCGACAAGGCGGTGTTCCGGCATAACGACCTCGCCCATCTCGAAGAGCTGCTGCGCGCCGCCGGCGACCGGCCGAAGCTCGTCGTATTCGAGAGCATCTATTCCATGGATGGCGATGTCGCGCCCATCGGCGCCATCTGCGATCTCGCCGAGCGCTACGGCGCCATGACCTATCTCGACGAGGTTCATGCGGTTGGCATGTATGGCCCGCGCGGCGCCGGCGTCGCCGAGCGCGACGGCGTGATGCACCGGGTCGATGTGATCGAGGGCACGCTCGGCAAGGCGTTCGGCGTGGTCGGCGGCTACATCACCGGCAAGCGCGCGGTGATGGACGCGGTGCGCTCCTACGCGCCGGGCTTCATCTTCACCACCGCGCTGCCCCCGGCCGTGGCGGCGGCCGCCGCCGCGTCGGTGCGCCACCTCAAGGCTTCCGCCAGCGAGCGGGCCCGCCAGCAGGCGCAGGTCGCCAAGGTGAAGCGGGCGCTGGACCTCGCCGGCCTGCCGCAGATGGTGACCGATACCCATATCGTGCCGATCATGGTCGGCGACGCCGAGGCCTGCAAGGCCGCGAGCGACATGCTGCTGCAGGACCACGGCATCTATATCCAGCCGATCAACTACCCCACCGTGCCACGCGGCACGGAACGGCTGCGCATCACCCCCGGCCCGTTCCATGACGATGCGCTGATCGCCCATCTCGCCCATGCGCTGAGCGATGTGTGGAGCCGGCTCGGGCTCGGCTTCGTCAAGCGGGCGCAAGCGGCGGAATAA
- the rfbA gene encoding glucose-1-phosphate thymidylyltransferase RfbA → MKGIILAGGSGTRLHPITLVVSKQLLPVYDKPMIYYPLTTLMMAGIRDILVITTPHDSALFQKLLGDGAQFGLSLSYAVQESPRGLADAFIVGRDFIGDDPVALVLGDNLFFGHGLPELLGKAAARETGATVFGYPVKDPERYGVVEMGPGGKVISIEEKPAVPRSNLAVTGLYFYDNRVVEIAAGLKPSPRGEIEITDVNRAYMEGGELDVLMMGRGFAWLDTGTPESLIEAAQFVQILESRQGLRIASPEEVAFRAGFIDAAQLRALGEAQKKSAYGAYLLRLAEEAG, encoded by the coding sequence ATGAAGGGCATCATCCTCGCCGGCGGTTCCGGCACGCGGCTTCACCCGATCACGCTGGTGGTGTCGAAGCAGCTTCTGCCGGTCTACGACAAGCCGATGATCTATTATCCCCTCACCACGCTGATGATGGCGGGCATCCGGGATATTCTGGTCATCACCACGCCGCATGACAGCGCGCTGTTCCAGAAGCTGCTGGGCGACGGCGCGCAATTCGGCCTATCGCTCAGCTATGCGGTGCAGGAAAGCCCGCGCGGACTGGCGGACGCCTTCATCGTCGGGCGAGACTTCATCGGCGACGATCCCGTGGCGCTGGTGCTGGGCGACAATCTGTTCTTCGGCCACGGCCTGCCGGAACTGCTCGGCAAGGCGGCGGCGCGCGAGACCGGCGCCACCGTGTTCGGCTACCCCGTCAAGGACCCCGAGCGCTACGGCGTGGTCGAGATGGGGCCGGGCGGCAAGGTGATCTCGATCGAGGAAAAGCCGGCCGTCCCGCGCTCCAATCTCGCCGTGACCGGTCTCTATTTCTACGACAACCGGGTGGTGGAGATCGCCGCCGGGCTGAAACCCTCGCCGCGCGGCGAGATCGAGATCACCGACGTCAACCGCGCCTATATGGAGGGGGGCGAACTCGACGTGCTGATGATGGGGCGCGGCTTCGCCTGGCTCGACACCGGCACGCCGGAATCGCTGATCGAGGCGGCGCAGTTCGTGCAGATCCTGGAAAGCCGGCAGGGGCTGCGCATCGCCTCGCCCGAGGAAGTGGCCTTCCGTGCCGGCTTCATCGACGCGGCGCAACTGAGGGCGCTCGGCGAGGCGCAGAAGAAATCGGCCTATGGCGCCTATCTGCTGCGCCTCGCGGAAGAAGCGGGGTGA
- the mscL gene encoding large conductance mechanosensitive channel protein MscL, translating into MSKVLTEFREFAVKGNVVDLAIGVIIGAAFGQIVSSIVSDLFMPLVGAAFGGLDFSNYFLGLSSEVTATSLAAAREQGAVFAYGHFLTVVINFLIIAWILFLVVKGINRLRRKAADEPPLPAPPTKEEVLLTEIRDLLAKKV; encoded by the coding sequence ATGAGCAAGGTTCTCACGGAATTCCGCGAGTTCGCGGTGAAGGGCAATGTGGTGGATCTCGCCATCGGCGTGATCATCGGTGCCGCCTTCGGACAGATCGTGTCGTCGATCGTCAGCGATCTGTTCATGCCTCTCGTCGGCGCGGCTTTCGGCGGGCTCGACTTCTCGAATTATTTCCTCGGCCTCTCCTCCGAGGTGACCGCCACCTCGCTGGCGGCGGCGCGCGAACAGGGCGCTGTCTTCGCCTATGGCCACTTCCTCACCGTGGTGATCAATTTCCTCATCATCGCGTGGATCCTGTTCCTGGTGGTGAAGGGCATCAACCGGCTGCGGCGGAAGGCGGCGGATGAGCCGCCGCTTCCGGCACCGCCGACCAAGGAGGAGGTGCTGCTCACCGAAATCCGCGACCTTCTGGCGAAGAAGGTCTGA
- a CDS encoding sensor histidine kinase yields MKDFASPPALPTASPETAPHPPTVSEARLLSVLDTAADGIIVIDEHARILIFNKACERMFGIAAAEAVGQNVKLVMPTEYARQHDAYVGSYIRTGVKKIIGIGREVQGRHADGTVFPLELSVGEAATPDGRQFIGILRDLRPRKESEQRLADLQSELVHLARVSAIDEMGAAIAHELNQPLTALMLYLQAIRRAHSRGVDIVQVVGDILDKAAGEAERAGHIIQRMRQFVEKREPERHARALDPLIDEAIDLTLLGQRHRIRIAREAGQNLPPVSVDPVQVQQIVVNLVRNAIEAAAGAPDPAIRIRTLASDGSVRLEVQDNGPGIAPEALPKLFEAFASSKRRGMGLGLAISRTIAQNHGGDLLVDPGGDGRGACFTLVLPAVAGPVEVG; encoded by the coding sequence ATGAAGGATTTCGCCTCACCACCGGCGCTGCCCACCGCTTCGCCCGAAACCGCGCCGCACCCGCCGACCGTGTCGGAGGCGCGGCTGCTGTCGGTGCTCGACACCGCCGCCGACGGCATCATCGTCATCGACGAGCATGCGCGTATCCTGATCTTCAACAAGGCCTGCGAGCGCATGTTCGGCATCGCCGCCGCCGAGGCGGTGGGCCAGAACGTCAAGCTGGTGATGCCGACGGAATATGCGCGCCAGCACGACGCCTATGTCGGCAGCTATATCCGCACCGGGGTGAAGAAGATCATCGGCATCGGCCGCGAGGTGCAGGGCCGGCATGCCGACGGCACGGTGTTTCCCCTGGAACTCTCGGTCGGCGAGGCGGCGACGCCGGACGGGCGGCAGTTCATCGGCATTCTGCGCGATCTGCGCCCGCGCAAGGAAAGCGAGCAACGGCTCGCCGATTTGCAGAGCGAACTCGTCCACCTCGCCCGCGTCTCCGCCATCGACGAGATGGGCGCCGCCATCGCCCATGAGCTGAACCAGCCGCTGACCGCGCTGATGCTCTATCTGCAGGCGATCCGCCGCGCCCATAGCCGGGGTGTCGATATCGTGCAGGTGGTCGGCGACATTCTCGACAAGGCGGCGGGCGAGGCGGAGCGGGCCGGGCACATCATCCAGCGCATGCGTCAATTCGTGGAGAAGCGCGAGCCGGAGCGCCATGCGCGCGCGCTCGACCCGCTGATCGACGAGGCGATCGACCTCACTTTGCTCGGTCAGCGCCACCGCATCCGCATCGCGCGCGAGGCGGGCCAGAACCTGCCGCCGGTCTCGGTCGATCCGGTGCAGGTCCAGCAAATTGTGGTCAATCTGGTTCGCAACGCCATCGAGGCCGCCGCCGGCGCGCCCGATCCGGCGATCCGCATCCGCACCCTCGCCAGCGATGGCAGCGTGCGGCTGGAGGTGCAGGATAACGGCCCCGGCATCGCGCCGGAGGCGCTGCCCAAGCTGTTCGAAGCCTTCGCTAGTTCAAAACGTCGCGGTATGGGGCTCGGCCTTGCGATTTCGCGGACGATCGCCCAGAACCACGGGGGAGACCTGTTGGTCGATCCTGGCGGCGATGGCAGGGGCGCGTGCTTCACGCTGGTTCTGCCGGCGGTGGCGGGGCCGGTCGAGGTCGGGTGA
- the hemN gene encoding oxygen-independent coproporphyrinogen III oxidase yields MHNATLIHAERAVPRYTSYPTAPHFTGAVRAGTHADWLSVLPAQASVSLYLHVPFCPALCFYCGCTTKATRRPEPVAAYADRLEREIDLVADRIGGRRVTHIAWGGGTPSLLGPERLRRLGEKLAERFEFDHLAEYAFELDPRETDAPLADALAAMGVDRVSLGVQDFSVHVQKAIGRIQPFATVERAMRLLREAGISSINLDLMYGLPHQSERDIRRTTQLATLLAPERLALFGYAHVPWMRANQKRIDEAALPGAAERLDQSEAAREVLLANGYVAVGLDHFARTDDALARAAAAGRLRRNFQGYTADQADVLIGMGASAISRFPQGFTQNAPDAGSYMRAIDDGGFATVRGIAFTPEDRQRGALIERLMCDLEVDLDPSTLAEAAPRLADLAADGLLTLEGGRIAMTAGGRPFVRLAAAALDHRLQSQTAARHSAAV; encoded by the coding sequence ATGCATAACGCAACGCTCATCCATGCCGAGCGGGCCGTGCCCCGCTACACCTCCTACCCCACCGCACCGCATTTTACCGGCGCGGTCCGGGCCGGCACGCATGCCGACTGGCTGTCCGTGCTGCCGGCGCAGGCGAGCGTCTCGCTCTATCTGCATGTGCCGTTCTGCCCGGCGCTGTGCTTCTATTGCGGCTGCACCACCAAGGCGACGCGGCGGCCCGAGCCTGTGGCGGCCTATGCGGACCGGCTGGAGCGTGAGATCGACCTCGTCGCCGACCGCATCGGCGGGCGCCGCGTCACCCACATCGCCTGGGGCGGCGGCACGCCCAGCCTGCTGGGGCCGGAGCGGCTACGCCGGCTCGGCGAAAAGCTCGCCGAACGTTTCGAATTCGACCACCTCGCCGAATACGCCTTCGAGCTCGATCCGCGCGAGACCGATGCGCCGCTCGCCGATGCCCTGGCCGCCATGGGGGTCGACCGCGTCAGCCTCGGCGTGCAGGATTTCAGCGTCCATGTGCAGAAGGCGATCGGCCGCATCCAGCCCTTCGCCACGGTGGAGCGGGCCATGCGCCTGCTGCGCGAGGCCGGCATCTCCTCGATCAATCTCGACCTGATGTACGGCCTGCCGCATCAGAGCGAGCGCGACATTCGCCGCACCACCCAGCTCGCCACGCTGCTGGCGCCGGAACGGCTGGCGCTGTTCGGCTATGCGCATGTGCCGTGGATGCGCGCCAACCAGAAGAGGATCGACGAGGCCGCCCTGCCCGGCGCCGCCGAGCGGCTCGACCAGTCCGAGGCGGCGCGCGAGGTGCTGCTCGCCAATGGCTATGTCGCCGTGGGGCTCGATCATTTCGCCCGCACCGACGATGCGCTGGCGCGCGCGGCGGCGGCAGGCCGGCTGCGGCGCAACTTCCAAGGCTACACTGCCGACCAGGCGGATGTGCTCATCGGCATGGGCGCCTCGGCGATCAGCCGCTTTCCGCAAGGCTTCACCCAGAACGCGCCGGATGCCGGCTCCTACATGCGCGCCATTGACGATGGTGGCTTCGCCACGGTGCGCGGCATCGCCTTCACCCCGGAAGACCGGCAGCGCGGCGCGCTGATCGAGCGTCTGATGTGCGATCTCGAAGTCGACCTCGACCCCTCGACGCTGGCCGAGGCTGCCCCGCGCCTCGCCGATCTCGCCGCAGACGGCCTGCTGACGCTGGAAGGCGGGCGCATCGCCATGACGGCGGGCGGGCGACCCTTTGTGCGCCTCGCCGCCGCAGCGCTGGACCACCGGCTGCAGAGCCAGACCGCGGCCCGCCATTCCGCCGCCGTGTGA
- a CDS encoding response regulator transcription factor — protein sequence MAHLGEVFIVDDDAAVRDALSLVLSLEGYHVRGFSDGAAFLAVARGHVPSCIVLDVHMPGRSGLDILKELEADRYPAPIFIISGQGDIPMAVDAIRHGALDFIEKPFDADTVLERVRDAIAAHGRRGSAEPGDLLTAHFPGHDLLTPREREVLVQIASGASNKEAGRTLGISPRTIEVHRARIMEKLGAKNAADLVRIVLKDMRD from the coding sequence ATGGCACATCTGGGTGAGGTCTTCATCGTCGATGACGATGCCGCGGTGCGCGATGCGCTCTCGCTGGTTCTCAGCCTGGAGGGCTACCATGTGCGCGGCTTCTCCGACGGCGCGGCCTTTCTCGCGGTGGCGCGCGGCCATGTGCCCTCCTGCATCGTGCTGGATGTTCACATGCCCGGCCGCTCCGGTCTCGACATCCTCAAAGAACTGGAAGCCGACCGCTACCCGGCGCCGATCTTCATCATTTCCGGCCAGGGCGACATTCCCATGGCGGTAGATGCGATCCGTCACGGAGCGCTTGATTTCATCGAGAAGCCGTTCGACGCCGACACGGTGCTGGAGCGGGTGCGCGACGCCATCGCCGCGCATGGACGGCGCGGCTCGGCCGAGCCGGGCGACCTGCTCACAGCCCACTTCCCCGGCCATGACCTGCTCACCCCGCGCGAGCGCGAGGTGCTGGTGCAGATCGCCTCCGGCGCCTCCAACAAGGAAGCCGGGCGCACGCTGGGCATTTCCCCGCGCACCATCGAGGTGCACCGTGCCCGCATCATGGAGAAACTCGGCGCGAAGAACGCCGCCGATCTCGTGCGTATCGTGCTGAAGGACATGCGGGACTGA
- a CDS encoding response regulator has protein sequence MRIHVVEDDAGVSDSLALILRNIGHAVVSHRDAESLFKGPLPEAGDTVIVDLSLPGIPGAQLVRWLLNLAAPPRVVVITGQSQGFIDHQLRGLMPDGVMRKPLDVDAIARVLPHA, from the coding sequence TTGCGGATTCACGTGGTCGAGGATGATGCCGGTGTGAGCGACTCGCTCGCCCTCATCCTGCGCAATATCGGGCACGCCGTGGTCTCCCATCGCGATGCGGAAAGCCTGTTCAAGGGGCCGCTGCCGGAAGCCGGGGATACGGTGATTGTCGATCTCAGCCTGCCCGGCATTCCCGGCGCGCAACTGGTGCGCTGGCTGCTGAACCTCGCCGCGCCGCCGCGCGTGGTCGTCATCACCGGCCAGTCACAGGGCTTCATCGACCACCAGCTTCGCGGCCTGATGCCTGATGGCGTGATGCGCAAGCCGCTGGACGTGGACGCCATCGCCCGCGTGCTGCCGCACGCCTGA
- the rfbC gene encoding dTDP-4-dehydrorhamnose 3,5-epimerase translates to MTTFTRLAIPDVVLVQPVRHGDDRGYFCETYKKPQFDAFGLDIAFVQDNESLSREVGVVRGLHFQTPPMAQAKLVRAVRGAIFDVAVDIRRGSPTFGRWVAATLTAAKGEQLLVPHGFAHGFCTLEPDTIVAYKVDAPYSPPHDAGIRWDDPDLAIDWPVAAGAAILSGKDRAAPLLRDYASPFTLEPAGA, encoded by the coding sequence ATGACCACCTTCACCCGCCTTGCCATTCCCGACGTGGTTCTCGTCCAGCCGGTCCGCCATGGCGATGATCGCGGCTATTTCTGCGAGACCTACAAGAAGCCGCAATTCGACGCCTTCGGCCTCGACATCGCCTTCGTGCAGGACAATGAATCGCTTTCGCGCGAGGTGGGCGTGGTGCGCGGCCTGCATTTCCAGACCCCGCCAATGGCGCAGGCCAAGCTGGTGCGGGCGGTGCGCGGCGCTATCTTCGACGTGGCGGTGGATATCCGCCGAGGCTCGCCGACTTTTGGCCGCTGGGTGGCCGCGACGCTGACGGCGGCCAAGGGGGAGCAATTGCTGGTGCCGCACGGCTTCGCCCATGGCTTCTGCACGCTGGAGCCCGACACCATCGTCGCCTATAAGGTCGATGCGCCTTACTCGCCGCCGCATGATGCCGGCATACGCTGGGACGACCCGGACCTCGCCATTGACTGGCCGGTGGCGGCGGGGGCGGCGATCCTGTCGGGCAAGGACCGGGCGGCCCCTCTGTTGCGCGACTATGCGAGCCCGTTCACCCTTGAGCCGGCGGGGGCGTGA
- a CDS encoding pyridoxal phosphate-dependent aminotransferase, with product MSADAAPFLPSPSLLDHIRPQALSLPESGIVEVMNYGRRKEGLIPLWAGEGDLPTPAFISEAATRSLAAGETFYTWQRGIPELRAAIAGYMHRLYGVADDPERYYVTGSGMQAIQVALALTLSAGEEILIPSPSWPNAAAAAEVVGARPVFVPFSFDETRGFWLDLDRLESAVTPRTRVIFINSPANPTGFVASVDTLRGVLDIARRHGLWIVADEIYGRFFYAAEEGGPALAPSFHDVMAEDDRILFVQTFSKNWAMTGWRLGWIEAHPSLGPVLENLIQYSTSGVAAFMQRAGVAALERGESFVAHQIERARRGRDIVAKGLASSNRVRFATPPGAFYMFFGVEGEPDMRNLALKLVDEAGIGLAPGTAFGPGGENYIRLCFARGEAQMAEATERLVRWLQK from the coding sequence ATGTCCGCCGACGCCGCACCCTTCCTGCCCTCGCCCTCGCTGCTCGACCATATCCGCCCGCAGGCGCTGTCGCTGCCGGAGAGCGGCATTGTCGAGGTGATGAATTACGGCCGCCGCAAAGAGGGGCTGATCCCGCTCTGGGCCGGCGAGGGCGATTTGCCGACCCCCGCCTTCATCAGCGAGGCGGCGACGCGGTCGCTGGCGGCGGGCGAGACCTTCTACACCTGGCAGCGCGGCATCCCGGAGCTGCGCGCGGCCATTGCCGGCTACATGCACCGGCTCTATGGCGTGGCGGACGATCCCGAGCGCTATTACGTCACCGGCTCCGGCATGCAGGCGATCCAGGTGGCGCTGGCGCTCACCTTGTCGGCCGGCGAGGAAATCCTCATCCCCTCGCCCTCCTGGCCGAACGCGGCGGCGGCGGCCGAGGTCGTTGGCGCGCGGCCGGTCTTCGTGCCCTTCTCCTTCGACGAGACGCGCGGCTTCTGGCTCGATCTCGATCGGCTGGAGAGCGCGGTGACGCCACGAACCCGGGTGATCTTTATCAACTCCCCGGCCAACCCGACCGGCTTCGTCGCGTCAGTGGACACGCTGCGCGGCGTGCTCGACATTGCCCGCCGGCACGGTCTGTGGATCGTCGCCGACGAGATCTATGGCCGCTTCTTCTATGCGGCGGAGGAGGGTGGCCCGGCGCTGGCGCCCTCCTTCCACGATGTGATGGCGGAGGACGACCGCATCCTCTTCGTGCAGACCTTCTCGAAGAACTGGGCGATGACCGGCTGGCGGCTCGGCTGGATCGAGGCGCATCCCTCGCTCGGCCCGGTGCTGGAAAACCTGATCCAGTATTCCACCTCCGGCGTCGCCGCCTTCATGCAGCGGGCGGGCGTGGCGGCGCTGGAGCGCGGCGAGAGCTTCGTCGCCCACCAGATCGAGCGGGCGCGGCGCGGGCGCGACATCGTGGCGAAGGGGCTCGCCTCCTCCAACCGCGTGCGCTTCGCCACGCCGCCGGGGGCGTTCTACATGTTCTTCGGCGTCGAGGGCGAGCCGGACATGCGTAACCTCGCGCTGAAGCTGGTGGACGAGGCCGGCATCGGCCTCGCCCCCGGCACCGCCTTCGGCCCCGGCGGAGAGAACTATATCCGCCTGTGCTTCGCCCGCGGCGAGGCGCAGATGGCGGAGGCAACCGAGCGGCTGGTGCGCTGGCTACAGAAATGA
- the rfbD gene encoding dTDP-4-dehydrorhamnose reductase has product MTRLLLLGAGGQVGREIASRAAGAGHELVALDHAGLDITDAAALTRALATARPDVVINAAAYTAVDRAESEPERAHLINAVAPGLIATACAEQGAALVHLSTDYVFDGTKQGAYVETDPVAPLGVYGASKEEGERAVRAALARHLIVRTSWVYGIHGANFLKTMLRLGAERERLTIVADQHGCPTATADIADGLLAAAPLLAAGTLAPGTYHLAGSGATTWFDFATAILERAGLHTGRHPEIVPITTADYPTPARRPANSELSSDAFARASGFRAAPWQERVVEVVDALLASPAA; this is encoded by the coding sequence ATGACACGTCTTCTGCTCCTCGGCGCCGGCGGGCAGGTCGGGCGCGAAATCGCGTCGCGGGCGGCGGGCGCCGGTCATGAGCTGGTGGCGCTCGACCATGCCGGGCTCGACATTACCGACGCCGCCGCGCTCACGCGGGCGCTGGCCACCGCCCGGCCGGATGTCGTCATCAACGCCGCCGCCTATACCGCGGTGGACCGCGCCGAGAGCGAGCCTGAGCGGGCGCATCTCATCAATGCCGTCGCGCCGGGGCTGATCGCGACCGCCTGCGCCGAGCAGGGCGCGGCGCTGGTCCACCTGTCCACCGACTATGTGTTCGACGGCACCAAGCAGGGCGCCTATGTCGAGACCGATCCCGTCGCCCCGCTCGGCGTCTATGGCGCCAGCAAGGAAGAGGGCGAGCGGGCGGTGCGCGCGGCGCTGGCGCGCCATCTGATCGTGCGGACCTCATGGGTCTATGGCATCCATGGCGCCAACTTCCTCAAGACCATGCTGCGGCTCGGTGCGGAGCGCGAGCGGCTGACCATCGTCGCCGACCAGCACGGCTGCCCGACCGCGACGGCCGACATTGCCGACGGCCTGCTCGCCGCCGCGCCCCTTCTCGCCGCCGGCACGCTGGCGCCCGGCACCTATCATCTCGCCGGCAGCGGGGCGACGACATGGTTCGACTTCGCCACCGCGATACTGGAGCGGGCCGGCCTGCACACCGGCCGCCATCCCGAGATCGTGCCGATCACCACCGCGGACTACCCCACCCCGGCCCGCCGCCCGGCCAATTCCGAACTGTCGAGCGACGCCTTCGCGCGGGCGAGCGGCTTCCGCGCGGCGCCGTGGCAGGAGCGGGTGGTCGAGGTGGTCGACGCCCTGCTCGCTTCGCCCGCAGCTTGA
- a CDS encoding Crp/Fnr family transcriptional regulator, translated as MRQIIDERTGGTVRPPYGTEPCPTLRIAAHVTVLHEGDPARRIMEVVEGAVMLSKLLPDGRRQVVELLGPGDVFGLAHGDLYACSAETLTPATINTHDRSALERDPVLAARLLRRFEAQLCVMHSHALVLGRMSALERVAFFLLRLMPEGMVGGTLHLSMTRQEIADFLGLTLETVSRAFSELKRRGLVVLQRADEVRIQDRGSMRRLAGAL; from the coding sequence ATGCGACAGATCATCGACGAACGCACCGGCGGCACGGTTCGCCCGCCCTATGGCACCGAACCCTGCCCGACCTTGCGGATCGCCGCCCATGTCACCGTGCTGCATGAGGGCGATCCCGCCCGCCGCATCATGGAAGTGGTCGAGGGCGCTGTCATGCTGAGCAAGCTGCTGCCGGACGGGCGCCGCCAGGTGGTGGAACTGCTCGGTCCCGGCGACGTGTTCGGCCTCGCCCATGGCGATCTCTATGCCTGCTCGGCCGAGACGCTGACCCCCGCCACCATCAACACCCATGACCGCAGCGCGCTGGAGCGCGACCCTGTGCTGGCCGCCCGGCTGCTGCGGCGCTTCGAGGCGCAGCTCTGCGTCATGCATTCCCACGCGCTGGTGCTGGGGCGCATGTCGGCGCTGGAGCGGGTGGCCTTCTTCCTGCTGCGGCTGATGCCCGAGGGCATGGTCGGCGGCACGCTGCACCTCTCGATGACCCGGCAGGAAATCGCCGATTTCCTCGGCCTGACGCTGGAAACGGTGAGCCGGGCCTTTTCGGAACTCAAGCGGCGCGGCCTTGTGGTGCTGCAGCGTGCCGACGAGGTGCGTATCCAGGATCGCGGCAGCATGCGCCGCCTCGCCGGGGCGCTCTGA
- the rfbB gene encoding dTDP-glucose 4,6-dehydratase — MRARSPLSRRGREIVSVPAQRVLVTGGAGFIGSAVVRRLVRQGRQVLTYDKLTYAGNLASLGEVHNLPGHSFLQADICDGRAFRAALAEFRPDLVMHLAAESHVDRSIDGPGDFIRTNIVGTYTLLEETLAYWRALDGATRGRFRFHHISTDEVYGTLGAEGLFREDTPYQPNSPYSASKASSDHLVRAWFHTYGLPVVMSNCSNNYGPYHFPEKLIPLTILNALEGAPLPVYGKGENVRDWLYVDDHAAALDLIATRGRLGESYNVGGNNERRNIDVVRTICAIMDRVVPDAKIGPREGLITFVTDRPGHDARYAIDASKLTTELGWVPAETFESGIEKTVRWYLDNPGWWEPLKARYARQRIGLAT; from the coding sequence ATGCGAGCCCGTTCACCCTTGAGCCGGCGGGGGCGTGAGATCGTGAGTGTTCCCGCCCAGCGCGTTCTCGTCACCGGCGGCGCCGGCTTCATCGGCTCGGCCGTCGTGCGCCGGCTGGTGCGGCAGGGCCGGCAGGTGCTGACCTATGACAAGCTGACCTATGCCGGCAATCTCGCCTCGCTGGGCGAGGTGCATAACCTGCCCGGCCACAGCTTCCTTCAGGCCGATATTTGCGACGGCCGCGCGTTCCGCGCCGCGCTGGCGGAGTTCCGGCCCGATCTGGTGATGCACCTCGCGGCCGAGTCGCATGTCGACCGCTCCATCGACGGGCCGGGCGACTTCATCCGCACCAATATTGTCGGCACCTACACGCTGCTGGAAGAGACGCTGGCCTATTGGCGCGCCCTCGACGGCGCTACGCGCGGGCGTTTTCGCTTCCACCACATCTCGACCGACGAGGTCTATGGCACGCTGGGGGCGGAAGGGCTGTTCCGCGAGGACACGCCCTATCAGCCGAACTCGCCCTATTCCGCTTCCAAGGCGTCATCCGACCATCTGGTGCGGGCCTGGTTCCACACCTATGGGCTGCCGGTGGTGATGTCGAACTGCTCCAACAATTACGGGCCCTATCACTTCCCGGAAAAGCTGATCCCGCTCACCATCCTCAACGCGCTGGAAGGCGCGCCGCTGCCGGTCTACGGCAAGGGCGAGAATGTGCGCGACTGGCTCTATGTCGACGACCACGCGGCGGCGCTCGACCTCATCGCCACGCGCGGCCGGCTGGGCGAGAGCTACAATGTCGGCGGCAATAATGAGCGGCGCAATATCGACGTGGTGCGCACCATCTGCGCCATCATGGACCGCGTGGTGCCGGATGCGAAAATCGGCCCGCGTGAGGGGCTCATCACCTTCGTCACCGACCGCCCCGGCCATGATGCGCGCTACGCCATCGACGCCAGCAAACTGACCACCGAACTCGGCTGGGTGCCGGCGGAAACCTTCGAGAGCGGCATCGAGAAGACGGTGCGCTGGTATCTCGACAATCCCGGCTGGTGGGAGCCGCTGAAGGCGCGCTACGCCCGCCAGCGCATCGGGCTCGCCACATGA